In Plasmodium reichenowi strain SY57 chromosome 1, whole genome shotgun sequence, the following are encoded in one genomic region:
- a CDS encoding ATP-dependent RNA helicase, putative gives MYVSFFSLIFCFYVSFSILFITLFTKNCLCIVLKEREESYNIILKKKKRTKQNKTKYFVYNFFKKNNVHPYYKSIRILPGSPFLPYCGNVKDKKKRNIKLKHNNNNNKYNKYNIYNKCNIYNSYDNQNVKTKNAPPYNNIKNQHDHVVSASNNHINMMSNLLEKKKKKKKTFSKKEMLNIKKKNDKLKFLNTKQKKKYIYNKTKDTHMKYLKDNKKRNSLGEDKQNILLIDKQLKDTEYKSNIEQQNQDNNHSYFEKKKKKKKKKIHKFKRSKKQENILNMFENNLNYSIDKLNKKTKKYEIFKQKENIKSDVLQNEILKKILSKDTKSKNKDDKIKNENDKIKNKTDKRQNKIKMPINNNQNIYDITNNQNIYDISNEQNNKDLHNCHNDYQHIHNKDLNNCHNDHQHIHNKDLNNCHNDHQHIHNKNIITEHTNDLHNHITTNAQVNNNQPIINIQQIFQVSKSVDNFRRQIQIKYNKQNNGNEIKKRLQQYDCIIDFNANTNIITQGVAEKEKKKINKNYTFYDVGIYDNFINIYLKYNDINYTTDHQSKYIPIILFFLNNVKNDLYNSYKQMITYHNNNMINHNSNILSKENEKKKHFSTYNISNLCSPDQIVINKKINQRQSINGDEQKDTSCHIKNVYNNNDHNFVIENNELLTSNLLIKDNNINSKQNHDMPNKINFVKEDDDQKCGEKYHMDDQKCGEKYHMDDQKCGEKYHMDDQKCGEKDHMDDQKCGKKYHMDDQKCGEKDHMDDQKCGKKYHMDDQKCGKKYHMDDQKCGEKDHMDDKEKTSNIKQILYVNKYNEKLKKLIRTFFLHCPTGTGKTFIYLLPVFQEISNYNFFEYEQNQIEKKECYDENNLFYKHKLFYANKNINEQLTSFLCVNKTEEHVFRNYNIERMKHIFNCIINQKNQINLKAENTTNGSLKNKKEYYAFDEKKKLYDNHKNCLYNTERKKNKKDILLITYNKELAVQIYELYKDIINSFYKSYNASFFKNNNSIIYPSSIQKDGQMLIEKININYKEKLNMNVHLLIGGNNIKYQLKSLKKKKNNNNKNVNININSNININSNSNNNYYYDKDNHANDKMDRHNINHKHSNEQHGIQSSFYDEENINIYIGTPGRLHKLIHEKKIIKLNNISTVIFDEYDFFFNSMKVKNNLKNKEHVVELENQFFAKLLKSIYLKNKEEIVQKKKIIKDPNNIHHYKNNNSVINVICCSATSAIYPYLTYTKHIITTNFLNNLYSEFISDKYITDQNYKERKQIQNEDITKKDTFITKKKKEIVSDHNGNNNNDNNNNDNNNNDNNNNDNNNNDDDAIYSSSSSSSGAGLHLNNQKNNNTEQTNNSFINYKKEQIMLNDLFKINNIVNMPKNLIHLNYCYDKKNKERNNNATSNFLRVLFSNPLNKNVLVFCNTKKKVLDLWSLFRNRFDVDIQTIFSQKDKGKKKIFKDINYANFFKNDLIDYKNLKKYVNFLFISTNLLYRGINCMGFTTIINYDMPFDTTEYVHRCGRIGRINNKGAIINIFEKKMKRNYNKEIFNKLNIKTYDIDCYMNNMFTLKEKIKRK, from the exons ATGTATGTTTCTTTCTTCTccttaattttttgtttttatgTTTCGTTTTCTATTCTTTTCATTACCTTATTTACGAAAAATTGCTTATGCATTGTATTAAAAGAAAGAGAAGAATCATAcaacataatattaaaaaagaaaaaaagaacaaaacaaaacaaaacgaaatattttgtttataatttttttaaaaaaaataatgttcATCCATATTATAAGAGCATTCGAATATTACCCGGAAGCCCTTTCTTACCATATTGTGGAAATGTAaaggataaaaaaaaaagaaatataaaactcaagcataataataataataataaatataataaatataatatatataataaatgtaatatatataattcttatgataatcaaaatgtcaaaacaaaaaatgCACCAccatataataacataaaaaatcaACATGATCATGTAGTAAGTGCAAGTAATAATCATATCAATATGATGTCCAAtttattagaaaaaaagaaaaaaaaaaaaaaaactttttcaaaaaaagaaatgttaaatataaagaaaaaaaatgataagCTCAAATTCTTAAAcacaaaacaaaaaaaaaaatatatatataataaaacaaaagaTACACAcatgaaatatttaaaagataataagAAAAGAAATTCTCTTGGAGAagataaacaaaatatacTCCTCATAGATAAACAATTAAAGGATACCGaatataaaagtaatataGAACAACAAAATCAAGATAATaatcattcatattttgaaaaaaaaaaaaaaaaaaaaaaaaaaaaaattcataaatttaaaagaagtaaaaaacaagaaaatatattaaacatGTTCGAAAacaatttaaattattcaaTAGACAagttaaataaaaaaactaaaaaatatgaaatatttaaacaaaaagaaaatattaaaagtgATGTCCTACAAAATGAAATTCTAAAAAAGATCCTTTCAAAAGATAcaaaatcaaaaaataaggatgataaaataaaaaatgagaatgataaaataaaaaataagacTGATAAAAGAcagaacaaaataaaaatgcctataaataataatcaaaatatatatgatataactaataatcaaaatatatatgatatatctaatgaacaaaataataaagatcTTCATAATTGTCATAATGATTATCAacatattcataataaagATCTTAATAATTGTCATAATGATCATCAacatattcataataaagATCTTAATAATTGTCATAATGATCATCAacatattcataataaaaatattataaccGAACATACAAATGATTTACATAATCATATAACAACAAATGCTCAagttaataataatcaacCCATTATCAATATACAACAAATTTTTCAAGTCTCTAAATCTGTTGATAACTTTAGAAGacaaatacaaataaaatataataaacaaaacAATGGAAacgaaataaaaaaaagattaCAACAATATGATTGTATAATTGATTTTAACGcaaatacaaatattatcaCACAAGGAGTCGcagaaaaagaaaaaaaaaaaattaacaaaaaCTATACATTTTATGATGTAGGTATATATGATAACtttattaacatatatttaaaatataatgatattaattATACTACCGATCATCAATCCAAATATATACCaataatacttttttttttaaataatgtaaaaaatgatttatataattcttataaACAAATGATCACATAtcacaataataatatgataaatcATAACTCTAATATTTTGtcaaaagaaaatgaaaaaaaaaaacatttttcaacatataatatatcaaatcTTTGTTCTCCTGATCAAAtagtaataaataaaaaaatcaaTCAACGACAAAGCATAAATGGTGATGAACAAAAGGACACATCATgtcatataaaaaatgtatataataataatgatcaTAATTTTGTTATTGAAAATAACGAACTCCTCACTTCGAATTTGTTGATCaaggataataatattaattctAAACAAAACCACGACATGCctaacaaaataaattttgttAAAGAAGATGATGATCAAAAATGTGGTGAAAAATATCATATGGATGATCAAAAATGTGGTGAAAAATATCATATGGATGATCAAAAATGTGGTGAAAAATATCATATGGATGATCAAAAATGTGGTGAAAAGGATCATATGGATGATCAAAAATGTggtaaaaaatatcatatgGATGATCAAAAATGTGGTGAAAAGGATCATATGGATGATCAAAAATGTggtaaaaaatatcatatgGATGATCAAAAATGTggtaaaaaatatcatatgGATGATCAAAAATGTGGTGAAAAAGATCATATGgatgataaagaaaaaacatcaaatataaaacaaattcTATAcgtaaataaatataatgagaaattaaaaaaattaattagAACGTTCTTCTTACATTGTCCAACAGGTACAGGCAAAACATTCATATATTTGCTACCTGTTTTCCAAGAAATTagtaattataattttttcgAGTACGAACAAAATcaaatagaaaaaaaggaatgctatgatgaaaataatttattctATAAACACAAATTGTTTTATgctaataaaaatataaatgaacaaCTCACTTCCTTCCTTTGCGTAAATAAAACAGAAGAACACGTTTTtagaaattataatattgaaaGAATGAAACACATATTCAACTgtataataaatcaaaagAATCAGATTAATCTAAAAGCAGAAAACACAACAAATGgttctttaaaaaataaaaaagaatattatgcctttgatgaaaaaaaaaaattatatgataatcataagaattgtttatataatacagaaagaaaaaaaaacaaaaaagatattttattaattacatataataaagagCTTGCTGttcaaatatatgaattatataaagatataatcaattctttttataaatcatataatgcttcattttttaaaaataataattcaatCATATATCCAAGCTCCATACAAAAAGATGGACAAATGcttatagaaaaaataaatatcaattataaagaaaagttaaatatgaatgttcatttattaataggtggaaataatattaaatatcAGCTTAAaagtttaaaaaaaaaaaaaaataataacaataaaaatgtaaatataaatataaatagtaatattaatattaatagtaatagtaataataattattattatgacAAAGATAACCATGCTAATGATAAAATGGATAGACacaatataaatcataaaCATTCAAATGAACAACATGGTATACAATCTTCATTTtatgatgaagaaaatattaacatatatattggAACACCAGGAAGGCTACATAAATTAATACATGAGAAAAAAATCAtcaaattaaataatatatctacaGTTATATTCGATGaatatgatttttttttcaactCGATGAAAGTAAAAAACAATCTTAAGAACAAGGAACATGTGGTAGAATTAGAAAACCAATTTTTTGCAAAACtattaaaaagtatatatttaaaaaataaagaagaaattgtacaaaaaaagaaaattataaaagatccaaataatatacatcattataaaaacaacAATTCAGTTATAAATGTTATCTGTTGTAGTGCTACCTCAGCAATATATCCATATTTAACATATAcaaaacatattattacaaccaactttttaaataatttatattcagAATTTATAAgtgataaatatataactgatcaaaattataaagaaaGGAAACAAATTCAAAATGAGgatattacaaaaaaagatacttttatcacaaaaaaaaaaaaagaaatagtAAGTGATCAtaatggtaataataataatgataataataataatgataataataataatgataataataataatgataataataataatgatgatgatgcTATTTatagtagtagtagtagtagtagtgGTGCCGGTttacatttaaataatcaaaaaaataacaacactgaacaaacaaataattcatttatcaattataaaaaggaaCAAATAATGTTAAACGATTTGTTcaaaataaacaatattgtaaatatgccaaaaaatttaatacaCCTAAACTATTgttatgataaaaaaaataaagaaagaaataataatgctACCAGTAATTTCTTAAGAGTTCTCTTTTCTAACCCACTCAATAAAAACGTTTTGGTTTTCTGTAACACTAAG AAAAAAGTGTTGGACCTATGGAGTCTTTTCCGAAACCGCTTTGACGTTGACATTCAGACGATATTTTCTCAGAAGGATAAAggaaaaaagaagatattcaaggatataaattatgctaatttttttaaaaacgATTTGAttgattataaaaatttaaaaaagtacgtcaactttttatttatatcaacAAATTTGTTATATAGGGGTATCAACTGTATGGGTTTCACGacaattataaattatgaCATGCCTTTTG ACACTACAGAATATGTACACAGATGCGGACGAATAGGAAGAATAAACAACAAGGGGGctataataaatatttttgaaaaaaaaatgaaaagaaattataacaaagaaatattcaataagttaaatataaaaacatatgaTATTGACTgttatatgaataatatgtttacccttaaggaaaaaataaaaagaaaataa
- a CDS encoding actin-related protein — protein sequence INSDEHPILLTEAPLNPQKNKEKIAEVFFETFNVPALFISMQAILSLYSCGKTNGTVLDCGDGVCHCVSIYEGYNITNTITRTDVAGRDITNYLSFLLRKNGHLFNTSSEMEVVKNMKENCCYVSFNMNKEKNSSEKSVTTLPYILPDGSQILIGSERYRAPEVLFNPSILGLEYLGLSELIVTSITRADMDLRKTLYSHIVLSGGTTLFQGFGDRLLNEIRKFAPKDITIRISAPPERKFSTFIGGSILASLATFKKIWISKQEFDEYGSVILHKKSF from the exons AATTAATTCAGATGAG cACCCTATACTATTAACTGAAGCACCTTTAAACCCTCAAAAgaataaggaaaaaattGCTGAAGTTTTTTTTGAAACATTCAATGTGCCTgctttatttatttctatgCAAGCcattttatctttatattcTTGTGGAAAGACCAATGGAACTGTTTTAGATTGTGGTGATGGTGTATGTCATTGTGTATCTATATATGAAG GATATAATATAACCAATACAATAACAAGAACAGACGTCGCAGGGAGAGATATAACAAACTATCTAAGCTTTCTCTTAAGAAAAAATGGTCACCTATTCAATACATCATCTGAAATGGAAGTTGTTAAGAATATGAAGGAAAATTGTTGTTATGtttcttttaatatgaataaggaaaaaaacTCTTCAGAAAAATCTGTTACTACTTTGCCATACATACTCCCAGACGGATCTCAAATATTG ATTGGATCGGAGAGATATAGGGCACCGGAAGTGTTGTTCAATCCGTCCATTTTAGGATTGGAATATTTGg GTCTATCTGAATTAATTGTAACGTCAATAACAAGGGCTGATATGGATCTAAGAAAGACCTTATATTCTCATATTGTCTTATCAGGAGGAACAACATTATTCCAAg GATTTGGAGATCGCTTGTTAAACGAAATAAGAAAATTTGCTCCTAAGGATATAACA ataAGAATCAGTGCCCCTCCTGAACGTAAATTCAGTACTTTCATTGGCGGATCCATTTTAGCTTCCTTAGCaacttttaaaaaaatatggataTCCAAAcaa GAATTTGATGAATACGGGTCCgttatattacataaaaagtctttttga
- a CDS encoding L-seryl-tRNA(Sec) kinase, putative, giving the protein MNFVLLFYGPPCSGKDKFINYLLKRNKAIYLFLYFFVNIKNETEDSYKQNVEEKKFFIKIIKYYYKIKEREQKNILRIIRRNEDIAPSFSFLIFLTRHFLNVINKKSSIFILNKYKNAQNERVTLEGRKKHHKSTREKKIKRKRKRKIKRKIKRKNNNNNNKINTNYKYNNIYKKKNFYKPSIHKYNKKLFFIFYKNIYKLIKYFKKFLTYNFNTYIYNISTDEIEKLFYNNTYNIIDSFKRQEIKRINTNNCFVCTLNKSKFYIFHKKDKKINGNIFYPVFKKSNIKNKNDTLFIKLKKTNKKPTSYNQIKYWNLSRKIAYEYCKSIMRKGGQENKIIILNDTFHLPSMRKEYYILTKKYPYNYIQTFINTPLPTCLNRNKKREKFKYISSKTIIRNYKCHKKYSIQSKLKKHLSKMLHVVKSKYKWQEKILSLQVNTFYKKSKTNKNKLIHVLRFIYNNFDNFKNMDTIKIRNDDKKKNDMDTNKLNILNVTINKMIHEKLKNLPNEKKNEYAKRFHFIKLEILKECRMNTMITPEYIDKKLDIS; this is encoded by the exons ATGAATTTTGTTTTACTCTTTTATGGTCCACCTTGTAGCGGTAAagataaatttataaattacTTGCTCAAAAGAAATAAGGCGATTTActtatttctttatttttttgtaaacataaaaaatgaaacaGAAGATTCGTACAAACAAAATGTagaggaaaaaaaatttttcataaaaataataaaatattattataaaattaagGAGAGAGAACAAAAGAACATATTAAGaataataagaagaaaTGAAGATATAGCACCCtccttttcatttttaatatttctaactagacattttttaaatgtcattaataaaaagtcatccatttttattcttaataaatataaaaatgcACAAAATGAAAGGGTTACACTTGAGGGGCGAAAAAAACATCATAAGAGCACtagagaaaaaaaaataaaaagaaaaagaaaaagaaaaataaaaagaaaaataaaaagaaaaaacaataataataataataaaataaatactaattataaatataataatatttataaaaaaaaaaatttttataaaccatctatacataaatataataaaaaattgttttttattttttacaaaaatatatataaattaataaaatattttaaaaaatttttaacatataattttaatacatacatatataacatatcAACAGATgaaatagaaaaattattttataacaaCACATACAATATTATAGATTCGTTTAAAAGACaagaaattaaaagaatCAATACTAATAATTGTTTTGTATGTAcattaaataaatcaaaattttatatattccacaaaaaagataaaaaaataaatggaAACATCTTTTATCCAGTTTTCAAAAAATcaaacataaaaaataaaaacgatactctttttataaaattaaaaaaaacaaacaaaaaacCAACGAGTTATAATCAAATAAAGTATTGGAACTTGTCTAGAAAAATAGCATATGAATATTGCAAAAGTATAATGAGAAAGGGGGGacaagaaaataaaattatcatattaaATGATACATTTCATTTGCCATCCATGagaaaagaatattatattctgaccaaaaaat ATCCTTACAATTACATTCaaacatttataaatacaCCACTTCCTACATGCCTTAATAGAAATAAGAAGAGAGaaaaattcaaatatatttcttcaaaaactattattagaaattataaatgccataaaaaatattctatCCAATCAAAGCtaaaaaaacatttatCAAAAATGTTACATGTAGTcaaatcaaaatataaatggcaagaaaaaatattatcacTCCAAGTTAATACCTTCTACAAAAAATCTAAAACTAACAAGAACAAA CTAATACATGTTCTACGCTTTATTTACAACAATTTTGATAACTTCAAAAATATGgatacaataaaaataagaaatgATGATAAGAAGAAAAACGATATGGACACCAACAAattaaat ATTCTCAACGTAACcattaataaaatgatacatgaaaaattaaaaaacCTCCCAAATG aaaagaaaaacgAATATGCCAAAAGGTTTCATTTCATTAAATtggaaatattaaaag AGTGCCGAATGAATACAATGATTACTCCTgaatatatagataaaaaatTGGACATATCATAA